In Abyssicoccus albus, the following proteins share a genomic window:
- a CDS encoding ABC transporter substrate-binding protein encodes MKKSLLLLLLSFVLILAACNQQSGSEESSKNEEKSESASSESTEESKDETAGDSGEKAEVTFWHAMNDDHEKWLKEKTDEFNKDNENIEVKLVNQGSYDDLSKKLLAAGKAKKLPTISQAYGEWILNYKDNDLVEDLKPMIDGENGFENYEDINKVFREDNTFGEEVLGLPFNKSTRVLFVNNDLLKEAGVEAPKTWEELKTAAEKMTTEKDGKKVVGMGFENGLAHEISMWIKQAGGEFIDEEKQQVKFNSEEGLKALEYIDGMLNDGTARMAGEDEYLSGPFTNGDVGMYIGSSAGIAYVQKDAKDIDWTTVPLPKGEEEAAPFQGTNITMFKTAEDAAKQGAFEYMKFLISEENTTDWAKTTGYLPVRTTALESDEWKKFVEENPAHKAGVSQYDNGFIEERVPGAFAMKEAIAKELDKMLFEDAEPKETLENMEKEAQKAIDEAK; translated from the coding sequence ATGAAGAAATCATTATTATTACTTTTATTAAGTTTTGTACTTATTTTAGCTGCATGTAATCAACAATCAGGTTCTGAAGAAAGTTCGAAAAATGAAGAAAAGAGTGAATCAGCATCATCTGAATCAACAGAAGAAAGTAAAGATGAGACAGCAGGTGACTCAGGAGAAAAGGCAGAAGTTACATTTTGGCATGCAATGAACGATGATCACGAAAAATGGTTAAAAGAAAAAACAGATGAATTCAATAAAGACAACGAGAATATCGAAGTAAAACTTGTAAATCAAGGAAGCTATGATGATTTAAGTAAAAAATTACTTGCTGCTGGTAAAGCAAAAAAATTACCGACAATTTCTCAAGCTTATGGTGAATGGATTTTAAACTACAAAGATAATGATTTAGTTGAAGATTTAAAGCCGATGATTGATGGAGAGAATGGATTTGAAAATTACGAGGACATTAATAAAGTCTTCCGTGAAGATAATACATTTGGCGAAGAAGTATTAGGTCTGCCATTCAATAAATCTACACGTGTATTATTCGTCAACAATGACTTACTTAAAGAAGCAGGAGTAGAAGCGCCTAAAACTTGGGAAGAGTTAAAGACTGCAGCGGAGAAAATGACAACAGAAAAAGACGGTAAAAAAGTTGTCGGTATGGGATTTGAAAATGGATTAGCACACGAAATTAGCATGTGGATTAAACAAGCTGGTGGAGAATTTATTGATGAAGAAAAACAACAAGTTAAATTTAATTCTGAAGAAGGTTTAAAAGCTTTAGAATATATTGATGGCATGTTAAATGATGGTACAGCACGTATGGCTGGTGAAGATGAATATTTATCAGGACCATTTACGAACGGTGATGTTGGAATGTACATCGGAAGTAGTGCTGGTATTGCATATGTTCAAAAGGATGCGAAAGATATTGATTGGACAACTGTACCGTTACCTAAAGGTGAAGAAGAAGCGGCACCATTCCAAGGAACAAATATTACAATGTTCAAAACAGCAGAAGACGCTGCGAAACAAGGTGCTTTTGAATATATGAAATTTTTAATTAGTGAAGAGAACACGACAGATTGGGCGAAAACGACAGGATATTTACCAGTGCGCACAACAGCACTTGAAAGTGATGAATGGAAGAAGTTTGTTGAAGAAAACCCAGCGCATAAAGCAGGAGTTTCTCAATATGATAATGGGTTCATCGAAGAACGTGTTCCAGGTGCATTTGCTATGAAAGAAGCGATTGCTAAAGAGTTAGATAAAATGTTATTTGAAGATGCGGAGCCGAAAGAAACGTTAGAAAACATGGAGAAAGAAGCTCAAAAAG
- a CDS encoding carbohydrate ABC transporter permease has product MNQVVSKSVLYIMLTLGALFMLLPFVWMLSTSLKPSHEVMVMPPVWIPSEWKFENFVVAFEKAPFARYLWNSIVVTVLSTIGELITTILAAYAFSKLKFFGKDILFSILIATMMIPGEVLLIPNFVTLSNLGWIDRFEALIVPWTASIFSIFLLRQFFMSIPNDLHHAAAIDGCNDFRFLWQVMVPLAKPALITILLLKAIGSWNAFLWPLIVTNSTEMRTLPVGLTAFTTEAGTNYELLMAASTMIIIPMIILFIILQKYIIQGVARAGIKG; this is encoded by the coding sequence ATGAATCAAGTTGTAAGTAAATCGGTGCTATATATTATGTTAACTTTAGGCGCACTGTTTATGCTGTTGCCATTTGTATGGATGTTGTCTACATCTTTAAAACCATCACATGAAGTGATGGTTATGCCACCAGTATGGATTCCATCGGAATGGAAGTTTGAAAACTTTGTTGTAGCATTCGAGAAAGCACCATTTGCTAGGTACTTATGGAATTCAATCGTTGTGACCGTCTTATCGACAATTGGAGAATTGATTACAACAATTCTTGCTGCCTACGCCTTTAGTAAATTAAAATTTTTCGGGAAAGATATTTTATTTTCTATTTTGATTGCAACAATGATGATTCCTGGTGAAGTATTACTCATTCCAAACTTTGTAACGTTAAGTAACTTAGGGTGGATTGATCGTTTTGAAGCGTTAATTGTACCGTGGACAGCGAGTATCTTTTCAATCTTTTTATTACGTCAATTTTTTATGTCTATACCTAATGATTTACATCATGCAGCGGCAATTGATGGATGTAATGACTTTAGATTTTTATGGCAAGTGATGGTTCCATTGGCAAAGCCCGCATTGATTACTATTTTATTATTGAAAGCAATTGGTTCATGGAATGCATTTTTGTGGCCATTAATTGTCACGAATTCAACTGAGATGAGAACATTACCTGTTGGTCTAACAGCGTTTACAACGGAAGCAGGTACAAATTATGAATTATTGATGGCTGCGAGTACAATGATTATTATTCCGATGATTATTTTATTTATTATTTTGCAAAAATACATCATACAAGGTGTTGCTAGAGCAGGTATTAAAGGTTAA